tatGCAGAAACAACAAAATGAACTTGAAAGTCACCATAATACTGAGATAAGAAAGCTAGAGGAAAAACACTATTCTGAAGATTAATGCTGATTATTTGTGAAAGACGCACCTCCTATGACTGCAATACATATGCGTAACCATTAGGGATTGGCCTTTCAGTCTGTATAAAAATTACAAGTCCTTCTTATACAGTCAGTTAATCCAGATCTGCTCTACTTTATTATCTCCATTCTTTAGCTAGTTAGGTAGATGGAGTCAGTTTTCACCCTTTTGCATGTTGTAATGACCATTGTTAATTTTTACAGAGCTAATGGAACTGCTTGTACCATAAGAACAACATCTTCAAACCCACCACTTTGGAAAGATGGTGATATCATAATTGGAGGGATTTTCCCATTACATAGCAGCTGGGAGACAACAGATTTATCCTATTTGGTCATGCCACCACCAGTGAAGTGCATGAGGTAAGCAGCATAAAAAGGAGCATTTAAGACATGGTTTAAACATGCATTACATGAAACAATATTACACGATTAACAAAACAGAGCATATTTCTCTGAATTTCTTGAAAAGTCTTGATATTACAGCCTTGcagtctgcacagtccttaatctTTGCAATAGATGAAATCAACAACAATAGATCTTTACTGCCTGGAGTTTCATTGGGCTACAAGATCTATGATACATGTAGTTCAGAAACAATAGGCATTAAAATAGCTATGGCACTTATGAATGGAAATATCACAGCCTCAGATGAGCCCTGCACAAAGCCAGCCCAGGTGCAAGCCATAATAGGGGAAGCCTTTtcatctgtgtctatggctatagCCAAGAGTATAGGACCTTTCAGCATTCCCTTAGTAAGTATTTAtgcaatttattttttaaatggggCCAAGTAGGACAAAAATATTCTTGTATAACTGCATTAGTCACACATAATGTTGTGAATAATTTCATGTTATTTACTTTAGATCAGTCACTATGCCACCTGTGAGTGTCTGAGTGACAAAAGGAAATATCCCTCCTTTATGCGCACTATTCCCAGTGATTACTATCAGAGCAGAGCACTTGCAGAGATGGTAAAGCACTTTGGCTGGACCTGGGTGGGAGCAATAAGAAGAGATGATGACTACGGTAACAATGGGATGGCttcatttactgaatttgcagaaCAGCTGGGTGTCTGCATAGAATATTCTCTTCCATTTTTTAGAACCTATTCACAAGAAAAAGTAATAAGAATTGCTGAGCAAATCAAAAGATCCACATCACGAGTGATAGTGGGATTCCTTGACACCTGGGATCTGGAGATTTTGCTGCATATATTTTTTGAACACAACATTACTGGATACCAGTGGGTGGGAACAGAGGCCTGGATCTCTGATTCAGAACTTGTTGCATTAGATGAGTATAACATGCTGCAAGGAGCTATCGGGCTAGCCATTCCCAAAACAAGAGTAACAGGTCTAAAGGACTTCATTCTAGATATAAAATCACTGGAATCTTCAGGTGACATTTTTATTCAGTTATGGGAGACACTTTTTAAGtgtaaatacaccactcataatgAATCCGATGATGCACCAGTGTGCACAGGAGAAGAGAAATTATCTGAGGTGACGAACACTTTCACTGACATGTCCCTGATGCCGATTTTCAACAATGTCTATAAAGGAGTTTATGCGATTGCCCATACACTACACAACCTTCTTGGTTGCAAACAAATTTGTCATACAAAGAAGCAGCCTGATCCTTTGACAGTGAgcaagatatatatatttttttataattcCACACTTTATCTTTAGAGCTTTGGCACATACATAATGACACAATGCACAAATTCAACAGCATCTATAACTTCCAATTATGGGAACAGTCCAgaacttttggggaaaaaaaatgtttaccATTTTAGGGATATATAAACTTTGCCCTATTTTCCTCTATTTTTAAGTTTTTAGAACACCTCAAAAGGATTCGATTCAATACGAAAGATGGTGAAGAAGTTTATTTTGATGAAAATGGTGACGTAATTGCAAAATATGAGATTATAAACTGGCAAGCAAACAAAGAATCCAAAAGTGAATTAATCACTGTTGGATATTATGATGCCACTTTCCCTGGTCAGGATCGTCTAATAATAAACATAGCCAATATTGTGTGGGCAAATAATGCCACAAAGGTTAGTAAAAGACAAAATCAATTGCACAGTGGTTTCAATAAATGGAATTCACATCAGTCAGTTCCTACAACATATTGTTGAAAGTTATTTGTTAATACAATTATAAAATTAAATTATTAGTGTTATTGTTGTTACAGACCTTTTGTTAAAGGTATTAaaatcatttttttctttttttttttaacttgcattttcccTGAACATAGGTGCCAGTATCTGTGTGCAGTGAGAGCTGTCCTCCTGGAACAAGGAAGGCTGTACAGAAAGGAAAGCCCATCTGCTGCTTTGATTGCATACAGTGTGCTGAAGGACAGATCAGTAATATGACAGGTACAAACACAAACCATCAATATAAACACACAAATATAAACCAAAACATTTTCCCCTTTTTACTGTTATGAACATAATTTTTTGAAAGCTTGGGATATTCAGGTATGAATTCCAGGGCCCATATTCATGTTGAAAGTGCTATTGTGTTTAAAATTACTAAGACTCAGACCGAGGAGTTACATTACTGAGTTACATTATCAGACGAGATTCAGTGTTTGGTAGGATCCACATTTCCGGATGATATTCATTTTATGACACTATCATAAAACAGCATCATGTCAATATTAGTTTAAATAtaattatttcattgttttgatgCACATTAAATGTGTTTCTATATTATTGTACATCATATACAGCTATATATTATTTTTAGAtgtgcagtaccagtcaaaggtttggacacacctacttattcatagacttttctgtatttttactattttctacattgaacAAGATAgaggacatcaaaactatgaaagaaCACATGGAACATGTGTGGGATTATGTGCTAAACAAAAcaacattaaaaatatatatgtttgttattttagagtcttcaaagtaactactgtttaccttgatgacagcttTGTACACCATTGACATTATCTTGACCAGGTTCacaaggtagtcacctggaatgcttttcagttaacaggtgtgccttgtcaaaagttaattagtggacttttttgccttcttaatgtgattGATACATCAAACagtcaatagtaaataataaaaatacagtaaacagccttaTTCAACAACTATAGTAATTAattttatgtcaagaaccactcaattaGGTAAAGAGAAATTACAGTccctcattactttaagacatgaagcgtattttaattaataataataaagaaaaaaacattgaataaaAGGTGTGCTCAAACTTTTAACTGGCACTGTATTTGTAAGAGTAGAACACTATTCTCCATATTTGTCAGCAGTTGTGTTTGATTTTGTACTCTGGATTAGCTTGCTAAATATGGGACCAGATGATGGATTCCCTGTTTCTACTGTGAGATATATTGAAAAGGATGTATTATTCTGTAATATATTGTGCTTATTATGTCTACTGTCTTTCCAAGGTCTTTTCATTCTGTATATTTTCTTTCCTACGCTACAGATTCTATTACATGTAAACAGTGTTATCAAGACTACTGGCCAAATCTATACAGGGACAAATGTGTACAAAAGGAAATTGAATATCTATCGTATGAAGAAACTATGGGAATTTTGCTAACAGCTGTTTCTATTGCTGGTACATTTATAACAATGGTAATAACTATAATTTTCTTTAGATATAAAAATACCCCAATAGTCAAAGCCAACAACTCTGAACTGAGCTTTGTGCTGCTCTTCTCTCTGACACTGTGTTTCCTTTGTTCACTTACTTTTATTGGTCAGCCCTCTGAGTGGTCCTGTATGCTGCGCCACACAGCGTTTGGGATCACCTTCGTCCTTGGCATCTCCTGTGTTCTGGGGAAAACAATAGTAGTGTTAATTGCTTTCAGGGCTACACTTCCAGGGAGTAATATCATGAAATGGTTTGGACCTTCACAACAAAGACTCAGTGTTCTTTTCTTTACTGTCATACAAGTCCTTATTTGTGTGCTTTGGTTAACAATATCCCCTCCTTTCCCATTCAAAAATCTGAAGCTTTATAAGGAAAAAGTAATTCTAGAATGCCATTTGGGCTCAGCCATAGGTTTCTGGGCTGTGCTGGGTTATATTGGAATTTtagcatttttatgttttgtatTGGCATTTCTGGCTCGGAAGTTGCCTGACAAATTTAATGAAGCCAAATTCATCACATTTAGCATGCTCATATTTTGTGCAGTGTGGATCACTTTTATTCCAGCTTATGTCAGCTCTCCTGGAAAGTTCACTGTAGCCGTTGAGATATTTGCAATTTTAGCATCAAGCTTTTCTTTGCTATCTTGTATCTTTTTCCCTAAGTGTTACATAATTATACTGAAGCCAGAGAGGAACACAAAAAAGCAAATTATGATAAAAGTCCCAGGTAAGTGACTCAAAAGGATCTGGAGACAGTGGCCCCttagaatattttgtatttctgttTTGGTATTTCCCTATATTAAGGTACACTTTAAAAGTTTTACATAATTTACTATTTCGTTATTTGGATTATTTGGTAATATGATTTTTCAATTTTCAAAATATATTACTCCTATCAAAAGAATGCACTATtaatgtggtggtggtggtgaatatttttttaaagaaacagCACATTTGCATTaaccattatccatccatccatccatccatccattatctatactgcttatgtttcagggtcatgggggaagctaaagccaatcccagctgatttagGGTgaaaagtggggtacaccctggacaggtcctcaatctattgcagggctaacacagagacaaacaaccactcacactcacattcacacctatgagcaatttaaaAGTAGCCCattgacctaatccgcatgtctttggtctgtgagAGGTAACCGGAgtgcctggaggaaacctacacaggcacagggagaatatgcaaactccacatcgaAAGGCTCCAGTTAGCCACCaggtttgaactcagaaccttcttgctgtgaggcgacaatgccacTGCACTACCGTGCCACCAATCTTAACCATTATGAACCATAATTATTTGTGCTTGTGATGTTAAATAAATAGTGTAAGCTTACCATGATGTTTTAAATATATGCTATAAAAATtctaaatccttttttaaattcCACTCTTTGCTTATAACCCAGACAAGCAGTACA
The genomic region above belongs to Neoarius graeffei isolate fNeoGra1 chromosome 6, fNeoGra1.pri, whole genome shotgun sequence and contains:
- the LOC132888381 gene encoding extracellular calcium-sensing receptor-like encodes the protein MESVFTLLHVVMTIVNFYRANGTACTIRTTSSNPPLWKDGDIIIGGIFPLHSSWETTDLSYLVMPPPVKCMSLDITALQSAQSLIFAIDEINNNRSLLPGVSLGYKIYDTCSSETIGIKIAMALMNGNITASDEPCTKPAQVQAIIGEAFSSVSMAIAKSIGPFSIPLISHYATCECLSDKRKYPSFMRTIPSDYYQSRALAEMVKHFGWTWVGAIRRDDDYGNNGMASFTEFAEQLGVCIEYSLPFFRTYSQEKVIRIAEQIKRSTSRVIVGFLDTWDLEILLHIFFEHNITGYQWVGTEAWISDSELVALDEYNMLQGAIGLAIPKTRVTGLKDFILDIKSLESSGDIFIQLWETLFKCKYTTHNESDDAPVCTGEEKLSEVTNTFTDMSLMPIFNNVYKGVYAIAHTLHNLLGCKQICHTKKQPDPLTFLEHLKRIRFNTKDGEEVYFDENGDVIAKYEIINWQANKESKSELITVGYYDATFPGQDRLIINIANIVWANNATKVPVSVCSESCPPGTRKAVQKGKPICCFDCIQCAEGQISNMTDSITCKQCYQDYWPNLYRDKCVQKEIEYLSYEETMGILLTAVSIAGTFITMVITIIFFRYKNTPIVKANNSELSFVLLFSLTLCFLCSLTFIGQPSEWSCMLRHTAFGITFVLGISCVLGKTIVVLIAFRATLPGSNIMKWFGPSQQRLSVLFFTVIQVLICVLWLTISPPFPFKNLKLYKEKVILECHLGSAIGFWAVLGYIGILAFLCFVLAFLARKLPDKFNEAKFITFSMLIFCAVWITFIPAYVSSPGKFTVAVEIFAILASSFSLLSCIFFPKCYIIILKPERNTKKQIMIKVPGK